One region of Maylandia zebra isolate NMK-2024a linkage group LG10, Mzebra_GT3a, whole genome shotgun sequence genomic DNA includes:
- the LOC101474672 gene encoding clustered mitochondria protein homolog isoform X2, whose translation MGNIFQCCQTLSNYFKCQDTPGLGEAERSPLLSSEESECESLSLLDNSEDDVLTVSTNSITNLALEPENFLFPDIILSSSLGGDVTLVEPMVCLLVSEEDEGGGEGMGEQRSEEQGRSNEMRGRGYSEVETQTEIETQIGMGVQTQTESQTEVQTQTETLEFGNKRVVRGGSMIINSETGKEMHDWDQHEGVEQLLLEAQTSEKKSSDIWCDVEVSADLKLPGKVGRQTAKDKLEVTATLTKLTLQTERNTDPIEEEHTDSALRESTTLQCNKKPDEQKTESKHTSVMQADHKVSGTNENIAAVESEKMTKCSNNDTENVENFNPTEGCVNLKQQSNQDNGQMEELEQTANEKQHNNIHIKTNNSVVQTAGHIQSQDKSHLPKKLEEAIKTDERQAEGEEEGETKIDRMTLFLVDRLFLGATHVQTHPNPATAPSEDDLPEQSDDDKRKKLSIQDIVDLQETSFTVRIQPPGTESFELQVTGQMLVVELHQVLMDHEITCHRTCFSLQLGGVTLDSLNELHSVPGIRDGAVIKVVEESYSVRDARLHLRHVRDLLRSLDPTDAYNGVNGSSLSYLTFYTTGNNDGQSVGKRRASERESVDCSPPEYVLPGSKERPLCPLQPVREDWKPLQCLRVLTLSSWNPPPGNRKMHGDLIYLNVLTMEDRELNITSSTRGFFLNQSTAFNFNPKPAVPKTLCHSLVELLSQVSPAFRKNFTALQKKRVQQHPYERIAAPFQVFTWTAPHEDHTLDCVRAEETHASYMGQDEHTSRDWNEELQGCRELPGSSLQERLHRERSIFKTNSDFVAAATQGATAVIDGNIMPINPGESPHLQMFMWNNLFFSQGFDVSEHYRPLGGNTAAHAAAICDLRGAQAYASVDIEGLHTIGTVVVDYRGVRVIAQTIIPGILEKNQEESIVYGSNDNGKTVFTHPRFLELLDKTSKQLRIQRHQVLDHNNRPVELCSGIETIGILGNDGRPYILDLLRTFPPDLNFQFSETEERREEVPKECQSFGYPCLHCHSLASLRPELIEAFIQHRYELFMKMVSHELSQLTEQDEATEWSEKPICDSDTGERPAASADMEISKRNAILKACRAVGSVSDSCFDIRFNPDVCSPGARFPAECLEEVQRQRCLLWEAAAFLLSHQIPAMLMDCLDHTAVPMDGASLTSALHQRGVNVRYLGTILRELGRVEERRRLGHIQRICVSEIILRSAKHIFRTYLQDVEPAAFSAAVSHFLNCLLTSSSCFPDSFSDELLSRRRSRRRRSHGSRVTLLSDSVWARLTSGELWGRIRAEARDYYHYTFDRCLRACVCVCVCVCVCVCLCVPGYVQQDFHTVILSVFSESIDEVIEKHNLQRISLLREIAIKTGIQVQLREYVFESRHRPAFGEEDIVNMFPVVRHLKPTSSDATQLVQQAQLAVQQGLLKECYDLISQALTLFSSVCGVLHEDVCMCLRLLGRLSYILGENADALSHQEKAVMSSERLHGIDHPQTIQDYTFLTLYCFAGGHHLTSLQLLYRARYLTLLVGGDDHPQVALLDSMLGLVLHGLMEYELSLKFLQNALTLTSKYHGVTSLKHANSHHLLATVYESKGEFRSALHHEKEAYSIYKSQVGENHNSTTESSEYLKSLTQQAVILQKAINQIYSNTPGACIPPPKFSTPNLPTILQQLNLTCGIILIPLSGKEIDELRAEFKGKVKVKTEELENQLLSSVE comes from the exons ATGGGAAACATCTTCCAGTGCTGCCAGACCCTCTCAAACTACTTTAAGTGTCAGGATACACCAGGCCTGGGTGAGGCAGAAAGATCTCCTCTGCTGTCCAGCGAAGAGAGTGAATGTGAGTCACTGAGTTTGCTGGACAACTCGGAGGACGACGTGTTAACCGTCTCAACAAACAGTATAACAAACCTGGCCCTCGAACCGGAGAACTTTCTGTTTCCTGACATCATCCTAAGCAGTAGCCTGGGAGGAGATGTGACTCTGGTGGAGCCAATGGTGTGTCTGCtcgtgtctgaggaggatgaagGAGGAGGCGAGGGGATGGGCGAGCAAAGAAGCGAAGAACAAGGAAGGAGTAATGAGATGCGAGGCAGAGGGTACTCTGAGGTTGAGACTCAGACTGAAATAGAGACCCAGATTGGTATGGGGGTGCAGACTCAGACTGAGTCGCAAACAGAagttcaaacacaaacagaaacactcGAGTTCGGTAATAAGAGggtggtgaggggaggaagtATGATCATTAATAGTGAGACTGGAAAAGAGATGCATGATTGGGATCAACATGAAGGTGTGGAACAGCTGCTTTTGGAGGCACAAACATCGGAGAAGAAAAGCAGTGACATTTGGTGTGACGTTGAAGTTTCTGCTGACTTGAAGCTGCCAGGAAAGGTAGGAAGGCAGACAGCCAAAGACAAACTCGAAGTGACGGCCACCTTAACAAAGCTAACTTtgcagacagaaagaaacacTGACCCAATTGAAGAGGAACATACAGATTCTGCCCTGAGAGAGTCGACAACCTTACAGTGCAACAAAAAGCCAGACGAGCAAAAGACTGAATCCAAACACACCTCAGTGATGCAGGCTGACCACAAGGTCAGCGGCACAAATGAAAACATTGCTGCAGTGGAGTCAGAGAAGATGACAAAATGCAGCAATAATGACACAGAAAATGTGGAAAACTTTAACCCCACTGAGGGTTGTGTGAACCTGAAACAACAGAGCAATCAGGACAATGGACAGATGGAAGAGTTAGAGCAGACTGCAAATGaaaagcaacataataatatccacataaaaacaaacaattctGTGGTTCAGACAGCAGGTCATATTCAAAGTCAGGACAAGTCACATCTGCCAAAGAAGTTAGAGGAAGCCATCAAGACTGATGAGCGACAggcagaaggagaagaagaaggagagacTAAGATTGATCGAATGACCCTTTTTTTAGTTGACAGACTGTTTCTGGGAGCAACACATGTCCAAA CACATCCAAATCCAGCTACAGCACCCTCTGAAGATGATCTCCCAGAGCAGTCTGATGatgataaaaggaaaaaactcaGTATCCAAGACATAGTTGATCTCCAAGAGACAAGTTTTACTGTCAGAATCCAGCCTCCGGGAACAGAAAGTTTTGAGCTACAG GTGACCGGCCAGATGTTGGTTGTAGAGCTCCACCAGGTGCTTATGGATCATGAGATCACCTGCCATCGCACGTGCTTCTCCCTCCAGCTGGGTGGTGTCACGCTCGACAGCCTTAATGAGCTGCACTCTGTCCCGGGCATCCGTGACGGAGCGGTGATCAaggtggtggagg AATCTTACTCGGTGCGTGATGCTCGTCTTCATCTCAGACATGTACGTGATCTTCTGAGGAGCCTCGACCCCACCGATGCGTACAACGGCGTGAACGGCAGCTCACTGTCTTACCTCACCTTCTACACCACAGGAAACAATG ATGGTCAGAGCGTGGGGAAGAGGCGAGCTTCTGAAAGGGAGTCTGTTGACTGCAGCCCTCCAGAATACGTCCTCCCCGGCTCTAAGGAGCGACCGCTGTGTCCACTTCAACCAGTCAGAGAGGACTGGAAG CCTTTGCAGTGCCTGCGGGTCTTGACCCTCAGCAGTTGGAACCCACCTccaggaaacaggaagatgcacgGTGACTTAATATACCTGAATGTCCTGACTATGGAGGATAGAGAACTCAATATTACATCCTCTACACGGGGTTTCTTCCTCAATCA GTCAACTGCCTTCAACTTTAACCCCAAACCTGCAGTTCCTAAAACCCTTTGCCATTCTCTAGTGGAGCTGCTGAGTCAAGTCAGCCCTGCTTTCAGGAAAAACTTCACCGCCCTGCAGAAGAAGAG AGTTCAGCAGCACCCTTATGAGCGCATTGCAGCACCATTCCAGGTGTTCACCTGGACTGCGCCACACGAGGACCACACTCTTGACTGCGTGAGAGCGGAGGAGACGCACGCCAGCTACATGGGCCAGGATGAGCATACG AGTCGGGACTGGAACGAGGAGCTTCAGGGATGCAGGGAGCTCCCCGGGAGCTCCCTGCAGGAACGACTGCACAGAGAGAGGAGCATTTTCAAG ACCAACAGTGACTTTGTGGCCGCTGCGACACAAGGTGCTACGGCTGTCATTGACGGCAACATCATGCCGATAAACCCAGGGGAGTCGCCTCATTTGCAAATGTTCATGTGGAACAACCTCTTCTTCAGCCAGGGGTTTGATGTGTCTGAGCACTACCGACCACTAGGGGGAAACACTGCTGCTCACGCTGCTGCCATCTGTGACCTAAGAGGAGCTCAG GCATATGCATCAGTGGACATAGAGGGGCTACACACAATCGGCACAGTTGTGGTGGATTATCGTGGTGTCCGAGTTATTGCACAGACGATCATTCCTGGGATACTTGAGAAAAATCAGGAGGAGAGTATAGTGTACGGCTCCAATGACAACGGCAAGACAGTGTTTACTCATCCGAG GTTTCTGGAGCTGCTGGATAAAACCAGTAAGCAGCTGAGAATCCAGCGTCACCAGGTTTTAGACCACAACAACAGACCGGTGGAGCTTTGCTCTGGCATCGAGACCATAGGCATCCTGGGTAATGATGGACGACCTTACATCTTGGACCTCCTGCGAACCTTCCCCCCAGATCTTAACTTCCAGTTCTCAGagacagaggagaggagggaggaggtgcCGAAGGAGTGCCAGAGCTTTGGTTACCCATGTCTCCATTGTCACAGTCTGGCCAGCCTGAGACCTGAGCTGATTGAGGCCTTCATTCAGCACAG GTATGAGCTTTTCATGAAGATGGTGTCGCATGAGCTGAGCCAGCTGACTGAACAGGATGAAGCCACAGAGTGGAGTGAGAAGCCCATCTGTGATTCAGATACTGGGGAGAGACCTGCAGCCAGTGCTGACATGG aaataagtaaaagaaatgcgATCCTGAAAGCTTGTAGAGCCGTCGGCTCAGTGAGTGACTCCTGCTTTGACATCCGCTTCAATCCTGATGTTTGCTCTCCAG GTGCTCGATTCCCTGCTGAGTGTTTAGAGGAGGTTCAGAGGCAAAGGTGCCTGCTGTGGGAGGCAGCTGCTTTTCTCCTGTCGCATCAGATCCCAGCAATG TTGATGGACTGTCTTGACCACACAGCAGTGCCAATGGATGGCGCAAGTCTGACCTCAGCGCTTCATCAGCGGGGTGTGAACGTGCGATATCTGGGCACCATACTGAGGGAGCTCGGCAGGGTGGAGGAGAGAAGACGACTCGGCCATATACAG AGAATTTGCGTCAGTGAAATCATCCTCAGAAGTGCCAAACACATCTTCAGGACCTACCTGCAG GATGTAGAACCTGCAGCTTTCTCTGCAGCTGTCAGTCACTTCCTAAACTGCctcctgacctcctcctcctgcttccCCGACTCCTTCTCAGACGAGCTGCTCTCCCGTCGCAGGAGCCGCCGACGCCGGAGTCACGGGAGTCGAGTCACATTGTTGAGTGACAGCGTGTGGGCTAGGCTGACGTCCGGCGAGCTGTGGGGCAGGATCAGGGCTGAGGCTCGAGATTATTATCACTACACATTTGACAGGTgtttgcgtgcgtgtgtgtgtgtgtgtgtgtgtgtgtgtgtgtgtgtgtgcctatgTGTTCCTGGATATGTGCAGCAAGACTTTCACACTGTCATCCTCTCTGTGTTCAGTGAAAGTATAGATGAAGTAATAGAAAAGCACAACCTTCAGAGGATCTCCCTGCTGAGAGAGATTGCCATCAAGACAGGCATCCAG gtgcagctgagggaatatgTGTTTGAGTCTCGACACAGGCCGGCATTTGGTGAGGAGGACATCGTCAACATGTTTCCCGTGGTCCGGCATCTCAAGCCTACGTCATCAGATGCCACGCAGCTTGTTCAGCAAGCCCAGCTGGCAGTGCAGCAGG GGCTCCTCAAGGAATGCTACGACTTGATTAGTCAGGCCCTGACTCTATTCAGCAGTGTGTGTGGGGTCCTGCATGAGGACGTGTGCATGTGCCTGCGCCTCCTCGGACGGCTCAGCTACATCTTGGGAGAAAACGCAGAT GCCCTCAGCCACCAGGAAAAGGCCGTAATGAGTTCTGAGAGACTGCATGGTATAGACCATCCACAGACCATACAAGATTAT ACCTTTTTGACCCTCTACTGCTTTGCTGGAGGCCACCACTTGACCTCTCTACAGCTGCTGTATCGTGCTCGGTACCTCACCCTGCTTGTTGGTGGAGATGATCATCCACAAGTAGCATTACTGGAT AGCATGCTAGGTCTGGTACTTCATGGACTGATGGAGTATGAGCTGTCCCTGAAGTTCCTGCAGAATGCCTTAACTTTAACCTCAAAATACCACGGTGTCACATCCCTGAAACACGCAAACAG TCATCACCTGCTGGCCACTGTGTATGAGAGTAAAGGAGAGTTTCGATCAGCTCTGCACCACGAGAAAGAAGCTTATTCAATATATAAGAGCCAG GTTGGTGAGAACCATAACAGCACTACGGAAAGCTCGGAATACCTGAAGAGCCTCACTCAGCAGGCTGTGATCCTTCAGAAAGCCATCAACCAAATATACAGCAACACACCTGGTGCCTGTATTCCACCACCAAAG TTTTCCACACCGAACCTTCCCACAATACTCCAGCAGCTCAACCTGACATGTGGAATCATTCTCATCCCCCTCAG TGGAAAAGAAATTGACGAGCTCCGGGCTGAGtttaaaggaaaagtaaaagtgaaaacgGAAGAGCTTGAAAATCAATTGTTAAGTTCTGTGGAGTAG